From a single Natronorubrum tibetense GA33 genomic region:
- a CDS encoding TIGR01548 family HAD-type hydrolase: MNADAVVLDIDGVLVDVEDSYRRAILESIERVYDRTIRKADIQQFKDAGGFNNDWELTYAAALYVLATSENYGQSIDEFTDEIATRGGGLEAAEDAVRDELGAQATQRVTNRWDRERLRDVFQQLYLGADLYRGLEGGEPDIENRGFIHDEPILLAEETREYLLENHDIGVVTGRPEAEAEIALERVGLESEIPLEHRFTMDDWEEGKPHPRALTTLADRFDADTVVFVGDTLDDIRTATNAADADPDSDYYGVGVLTGGLTGEAGREKYAAEDAAAVIESIDELPALLEK, encoded by the coding sequence ATGAACGCAGATGCTGTCGTCCTCGACATCGACGGCGTGCTCGTCGACGTCGAAGACTCCTATCGCCGTGCGATCCTCGAGTCCATCGAGCGCGTCTACGACCGGACGATCCGCAAGGCCGACATCCAGCAGTTCAAAGACGCCGGCGGGTTCAACAACGACTGGGAGCTGACCTATGCCGCCGCGCTGTACGTGCTCGCGACGAGCGAGAACTACGGCCAATCGATCGACGAGTTTACCGACGAAATCGCAACTCGAGGCGGCGGTCTCGAGGCCGCCGAAGACGCGGTTCGGGACGAACTCGGCGCGCAGGCGACCCAGCGCGTGACGAATCGCTGGGATCGCGAGCGACTTCGGGACGTCTTCCAGCAACTGTACCTCGGGGCCGACCTGTACCGCGGTCTCGAGGGCGGCGAACCCGATATCGAGAACCGGGGCTTTATTCACGACGAACCGATCCTGCTCGCAGAGGAGACGCGCGAGTACTTGCTCGAGAACCACGATATCGGCGTCGTGACCGGTCGGCCGGAAGCCGAGGCCGAAATCGCCCTCGAGCGCGTCGGACTCGAGAGCGAGATCCCGCTCGAACACCGGTTTACGATGGACGATTGGGAGGAAGGGAAACCGCACCCACGAGCTCTCACGACGCTCGCCGACCGGTTCGACGCGGACACCGTGGTCTTCGTCGGCGACACGCTGGACGATATTCGGACGGCGACGAATGCGGCCGATGCGGATCCCGACAGCGACTATTACGGAGTTGGAGTACTGACCGGCGGACTCACCGGCGAGGCGGGCCGAGAGAAGTACGCCGCCGAAGACGCGGCGGCGGTCATCGAATCGATCGACGAGTTGCCGGCGCTGCTCGAGAAGTGA
- a CDS encoding metalloprotease family protein, with protein sequence MPAEYALIAAAAVVALVVLTAAIVGVSYLLTLALVCFTAPGVVVHEFAHKQACDLVGVPVVEVVYFRFRNPPGYVRHHQPERYRTSFVISVAPFLVNTVVAFVAFLGLAWLVSTTGDAGSPAAVLDTLSTASRETLALAGLWGWWGLSVGMQAFPSTGDANTLWARSRAEWRQSPVVLLGVPVVLVIYLANLLSWLWADVLYALALGVAAFYAIGALGF encoded by the coding sequence ATGCCCGCCGAGTACGCGCTGATCGCGGCCGCGGCCGTCGTCGCGCTCGTGGTGCTGACGGCCGCGATCGTCGGCGTCAGCTATCTGCTCACGCTCGCGCTCGTCTGCTTTACCGCGCCCGGAGTCGTCGTCCACGAGTTCGCCCACAAGCAGGCCTGCGACCTCGTCGGCGTCCCCGTCGTCGAGGTCGTCTACTTCCGATTCAGAAACCCGCCGGGCTACGTCCGGCACCACCAGCCCGAGCGCTATCGCACGTCGTTTGTCATCAGCGTCGCCCCGTTTCTGGTGAACACCGTCGTCGCGTTCGTCGCCTTCCTCGGCCTCGCGTGGCTCGTGAGTACGACGGGCGACGCTGGGTCGCCGGCCGCCGTTCTCGACACCCTCTCGACCGCCTCGCGCGAGACCCTCGCGCTCGCAGGGCTCTGGGGCTGGTGGGGCCTTTCCGTCGGCATGCAGGCGTTTCCGAGCACCGGCGACGCGAACACGCTCTGGGCTCGCTCGAGAGCGGAGTGGCGACAGTCGCCGGTCGTGTTGCTCGGAGTTCCCGTCGTCCTCGTCATCTACCTCGCGAACCTGCTCTCGTGGCTCTGGGCCGACGTGCTCTACGCGCTGGCGCTGGGCGTCGCCGCGTTCTACGCGATCGGCGCGCTCGGATTCTGA
- a CDS encoding ribosome biogenesis/translation initiation ATPase RLI has product MADDSIAVVDLDRCQPDRCSYECKNYCPPNRTGKECITLRGDEADEGQPEQIHISEEICLGETCGICVEKCPFDAIEIINLPKELQDDPAHRYGENAFSLYGLPAPQEGQVTGILGPNGIGKTTAVRILAGELEPNLGRHDEDVDWDDVLEAYRGTEIQDYIADVRDGEMTISRKPQYVDQIPNSFDGNTRELLERTDERGELDYLVERLSIGPVMEQAIDDLSGGELQRVAIAATLARDTDFYFLDEITPYLDIGQRVTVARLIRELAEEENRSMLVVEHDLAILDLLADTLHVAYGEPGAYGVVTAPKSVRNGINEYLSGYLDNENMRIRPNPIEFEEHAPRTSVRGETLVEYPDLTKSYGDGEFSLEVEGGEIRQNEVLGIVGPNGIGKSTFANLLTGNLEPDEGDADLDLDISYKPQYVTIDQHMRVDAFLSSITDQFGSSYWNTEIAQPLQLERIMEQNLADLSGGERQRVAIAACLSDSADLYLLDEPSAHLDVEQRVQATSAIRRYAEQQDATVLVIDHDIYMIDLLADRLMVFDGEPAVHGRAGNPQPMRDGMNEFLANLEVTFRRDERTSRPRINKPDSQLDREQKREGEYYYAP; this is encoded by the coding sequence GACTTGGATCGGTGCCAGCCCGACCGCTGTAGCTACGAGTGTAAGAACTACTGCCCGCCGAACCGCACGGGCAAGGAGTGCATCACGCTGCGGGGCGACGAAGCCGACGAAGGCCAGCCCGAACAGATTCACATCTCCGAAGAGATCTGTCTCGGCGAAACCTGTGGTATCTGCGTCGAGAAGTGTCCATTCGACGCCATCGAGATCATCAACCTGCCCAAGGAGTTGCAGGACGACCCGGCCCACCGCTACGGCGAGAACGCGTTCTCACTGTACGGGCTGCCCGCACCGCAGGAAGGGCAGGTAACCGGGATCCTCGGTCCGAATGGGATCGGGAAGACCACCGCCGTCCGCATCCTCGCGGGCGAACTCGAGCCCAACCTCGGCCGTCACGACGAAGACGTCGATTGGGACGACGTGCTCGAGGCCTATCGCGGGACGGAGATTCAGGACTACATCGCGGACGTCCGCGACGGCGAGATGACCATCTCGCGAAAACCCCAGTACGTCGACCAGATTCCGAACAGCTTCGACGGCAACACCCGCGAACTGCTCGAGCGGACGGACGAGCGGGGCGAACTCGACTATCTGGTCGAGCGGCTCTCGATCGGCCCCGTCATGGAGCAGGCGATCGACGACCTCTCCGGCGGCGAACTCCAGCGGGTCGCGATCGCTGCGACGCTGGCTCGCGATACGGACTTCTACTTCCTCGACGAGATCACGCCGTATCTCGACATCGGCCAGCGAGTAACGGTCGCGCGGCTCATCCGCGAGCTCGCCGAGGAGGAGAACCGATCGATGCTCGTGGTCGAACACGACCTGGCGATCCTCGACCTGCTCGCGGATACGCTCCACGTCGCCTACGGTGAACCCGGCGCGTACGGTGTCGTCACGGCACCGAAATCGGTCCGTAACGGGATCAACGAGTATCTCTCGGGCTACCTCGACAACGAGAACATGCGGATTCGGCCGAACCCAATCGAGTTCGAAGAACACGCACCACGCACCTCGGTCCGCGGCGAGACGCTCGTCGAGTACCCCGACCTCACCAAGAGCTACGGCGACGGCGAGTTCAGTCTGGAGGTTGAGGGCGGCGAAATCCGACAAAACGAGGTGCTGGGTATCGTCGGTCCGAACGGGATCGGGAAGTCGACGTTCGCGAACCTCCTCACCGGCAACCTCGAGCCAGACGAAGGTGACGCCGATCTGGACCTAGATATCTCCTACAAACCGCAGTACGTCACCATCGACCAGCATATGCGGGTCGACGCCTTCCTCTCTTCGATCACGGACCAGTTCGGCTCCTCGTACTGGAACACGGAGATCGCCCAGCCGCTCCAACTCGAGCGGATCATGGAACAGAACCTCGCGGATCTCTCCGGCGGTGAACGCCAGCGAGTGGCCATCGCGGCCTGCCTCTCCGACTCCGCGGATCTCTACCTGCTCGACGAACCCTCCGCACACCTCGACGTCGAACAGCGCGTGCAGGCGACGAGCGCGATCCGTCGGTACGCCGAACAGCAGGACGCCACCGTCCTGGTTATCGACCACGACATCTACATGATCGATCTGCTCGCAGATCGGTTAATGGTCTTCGACGGTGAGCCCGCCGTCCACGGTCGCGCCGGCAACCCACAGCCGATGCGCGACGGCATGAACGAGTTCCTCGCGAACCTCGAGGTCACCTTCCGTCGGGACGAGCGCACGTCGCGCCCGCGGATCAACAAACCCGACTCCCAGCTCGACCGCGAACAGAAGCGCGAAGGCGAATACTACTACGCACCCTGA
- a CDS encoding response regulator → MTPSPEDVVSILLVEPDFEDAGLYADSFADIHTPTEIHTVSNGATALEYLHQRGEYADSPRPDLVLLPFQLPAVSGEAVLSELNGDPALKSIPVIVLTGPDDDEVRRAYDLHANAAIEGPSGTEKVDVLVRAIEHFWLDCVKFPAVDP, encoded by the coding sequence ATGACACCGTCGCCCGAGGATGTCGTTTCGATACTACTCGTGGAACCGGACTTCGAGGATGCGGGTCTATACGCCGATTCGTTCGCGGACATCCACACTCCAACTGAGATCCACACCGTCTCCAACGGCGCGACTGCACTCGAATACCTCCACCAGCGCGGCGAGTACGCCGACAGTCCTCGACCTGACCTCGTGTTGCTCCCGTTCCAGCTGCCGGCAGTTAGCGGCGAAGCCGTCCTCTCGGAGCTCAACGGAGACCCGGCGCTGAAATCGATCCCCGTGATCGTACTGACGGGCCCGGACGACGACGAGGTCCGTCGGGCGTACGATCTCCACGCAAACGCCGCCATCGAGGGGCCGAGCGGGACCGAAAAAGTCGACGTGCTCGTTCGCGCCATCGAGCACTTCTGGCTCGACTGCGTCAAATTTCCCGCCGTCGACCCGTGA
- a CDS encoding archaemetzincin family Zn-dependent metalloprotease, whose translation MLVDIVPVGNVPANVKRAASSALRSVYDCDVTINDAQSVPNGAYDADRNQYAAETFIQLAERIGRGEKNIAVTPHDLFYRRRNYVFGLAYLDGSGSVVSTYRLQTSSDGGFSNQSANDIFQDRVRKEIVHEIGHTYGLEHCDNNRCVMNFSPTVREVDIKEENLCGSCQRLVR comes from the coding sequence ATGCTCGTCGATATCGTGCCGGTCGGCAACGTCCCCGCGAACGTCAAGCGGGCGGCTTCCTCCGCGTTGCGATCGGTGTACGACTGCGACGTCACGATCAACGACGCCCAGTCGGTACCGAACGGCGCGTACGACGCCGACCGGAACCAGTACGCCGCCGAAACGTTCATCCAGCTCGCCGAACGGATCGGCCGCGGAGAGAAAAACATCGCCGTTACCCCCCACGACCTCTTCTACCGGCGGCGCAACTACGTCTTCGGGCTCGCCTACCTCGACGGCAGCGGGAGCGTCGTCTCGACCTACCGGCTCCAGACCTCGAGCGACGGCGGCTTCTCGAACCAGAGCGCGAACGATATCTTTCAGGATCGCGTTCGCAAGGAGATCGTCCACGAGATCGGTCACACCTATGGGTTAGAACACTGTGACAACAATCGCTGCGTAATGAACTTCTCGCCGACCGTCCGCGAGGTCGACATCAAAGAGGAGAACCTCTGTGGCAGCTGTCAGCGACTGGTTCGGTAA
- a CDS encoding UPF0146 family protein, with product MAHSRRNSDLLETLSDYNRVVEVGIGRRTDVAAALADLGVDVTATDVHDRKSPANVRFVRDNVVDPDRELYADADAIYALNLPPELHRPALDIARGADADFLFTTLGGDQPAVPVERRTIDAGTLYVARSMGADG from the coding sequence GTGGCCCACTCTCGCCGGAACTCGGACCTGCTCGAGACGCTTTCAGACTATAACCGGGTCGTCGAGGTCGGAATCGGCCGCCGAACCGACGTCGCGGCGGCGCTCGCCGATCTCGGCGTCGATGTCACCGCGACCGACGTTCACGACCGCAAGAGTCCGGCGAACGTGCGATTCGTCCGCGACAATGTCGTCGACCCGGACCGCGAGCTCTACGCCGACGCCGACGCGATTTACGCGCTGAACCTCCCGCCGGAGCTCCACCGTCCGGCACTCGATATCGCCCGCGGAGCTGATGCCGACTTCCTCTTTACGACGCTCGGCGGCGACCAGCCCGCGGTGCCGGTCGAGCGCCGGACCATCGACGCCGGGACGCTGTACGTGGCTCGCTCGATGGGTGCGGACGGGTGA
- a CDS encoding response regulator transcription factor — protein MTAPKHRLDGIDGDASETSTDRSSDDASKPADTTADRSADTTADTADDRSADTTADRSADTTADRSADTTADTADDRSADTTADRSADTTADRSADTTADTADDRSADTTADRSADTAADRPANRPHVLLLEDDDSLRKLLENKLESSGYETTALADGRECWSFLATGEPPDLVLLDVMVPGLDGFRVLGRIRNDDRLEGVPIIVLSSRGQQADVRRGFDLGAEDYVTKPFSPAALVAKVRSLLS, from the coding sequence ATGACGGCACCAAAGCACCGCTTGGATGGGATCGACGGCGACGCGAGTGAAACGTCGACCGACCGATCGAGTGACGACGCTAGTAAACCGGCCGACACCACCGCTGACCGTTCTGCCGACACCACTGCTGACACCGCCGACGACCGTTCTGCCGACACCACTGCCGACCGTTCTGCCGACACCACCGCTGACCGTTCTGCCGACACCACTGCTGACACCGCCGACGACCGTTCTGCCGACACCACTGCCGACCGTTCTGCCGACACCACCGCTGACCGTTCTGCCGACACCACTGCTGACACCGCCGACGACCGTTCTGCCGACACCACTGCCGACCGTTCTGCCGACACCGCCGCCGACCGACCAGCCAACAGGCCACACGTCTTGCTCCTCGAGGACGACGACTCGCTTCGGAAGCTGCTGGAAAATAAACTCGAGTCGAGCGGCTACGAGACGACGGCGCTGGCCGACGGGCGGGAGTGTTGGTCGTTTCTGGCGACTGGGGAACCGCCGGACCTGGTGCTGCTGGACGTCATGGTCCCCGGACTGGACGGCTTTCGCGTGCTCGGCCGGATTCGAAACGACGACCGACTCGAGGGCGTCCCGATCATCGTACTGTCATCCCGCGGTCAGCAGGCGGACGTTCGCAGGGGATTCGATCTCGGAGCTGAGGACTACGTGACGAAACCGTTCAGTCCGGCCGCGCTCGTCGCCAAAGTCCGAAGCCTCCTGTCGTAG